Genomic DNA from Hymenobacter jejuensis:
GTGGCCACGCCTAGTTGCGCCATAATGCCCACGATGGCTTGATCCCCCTGCCACGATTGCTGTCGTAGGCCGGGCAGCGTAATCTCGGAGCCGGGGGGTGCTAACGCAACCATTGCGTACCAATAACTCGCTGCCGACCAGTCGCTTTCAATGGTGTAATCGGCGGGATGATAGGGCTGCGGCCGCACTTCAATAGCAGCACCCAAATCGCGACAATTGTTGCCGAAATGCTGCATCAAGGACTGCGTCATGCGGATGTAGGGCCGGGAGCCGACTTTGCCAGTAAGCCGGATGCGCAAGCCCGCCGGCAACGTTGGCCCGATCATCATCAGGGCCGAAATGTACTGGCTGCTGATATCGCCGCGCACGCTTAGCTCAACTGGTTCGGTGGCGGTCAAATCTGGCTGCCACCCTTGCAGACGCAACGGCGGATAGCCCTGGTTAGCAGCGTATTCGATGGTAGCTCCCAGTTGTCGCAACGCGTCCACCAAAATGCCAATGGGTCGTTCTTGAGCGCGGGGGGTGCCCGTGAGCAGCACCCGCCGATCAGTAACGGTGAGGTAGGCCGTCAGAAACCGCATGACGGTGCCAGCGTCTTCGGCGTCCACTACTTCGGCGTTCGGCTCGGCTAGCAAGCGACGCATCAGTTGCGTGTCGTTGGCATCCGAAAGATTGTCGAGCTGGCCGCCGCCGGCGAGCGCTTGCAGGATGAGGGCGCGGTTGCTCTCGCTCTTGGAAGCGGGCAGTTGGGCCGTACCACCGAGCTGGCCACCGAGCCAGCGCAGGGTCAGAGAAGACTGAGCGTTAATAACTTACTACTTTAAAGATGAAACTCTGAGGCCGACTGTATGGCTACAGGCGGTGGTAATAACGCAAGGAATCGATGATTTCTGCAAGCGTCACCGGCTGGTCGTACACGGCGCTACCAATGCGTTCCAGCAAGGTACAATTGATCACATCGCCTGCGTTTTTCTTGTCCTGCCGGGCGTATTCGGCGATGGCTTCGGTTTCCAGCAGGATAAACTGAATCTTTTCGAACACCGAAAAGAGGAAGGTTTCGATCTTGTCGAGGGCGTCTTCATCGAGCAACCCTTTTTTTACCGAAAGCCACGTTTCGCACACCATGCCAGCAGCTACGGCCTCGCCGTGTAGCACTTCGCGGCCCGGTTGCGTTAGTAAGTAACTCTCAATGGCATGGCCGACCGTGTGCCCGAAGTTAAGAACTTTCCGCAGGCCACCCTCCAAAGGGTCGGCGGCTACAATGCGCTGCTTGGTAGTCACGGATTCGCGGATGATGCTGGTCCAGTCATCGACAAAAAGGCCGTTGTGGCGCTCGGTGTTAAACGCCTCTGCATCAGCAATTAACCAATGCTTCACGATTTCGGCATAACCAGCTTTGAGCTGACGCGGATCAAGTGTGGTCAGAAACTGCGGCTCGATAAAAACGCCCGCAGGCTCCTGAAATACGCCCAATTGGTTTTTGAAACCCAGAAAATCGACGCCGGTTTTACCCCCGACGCTAGCATCTACCTGCGCTAGCAGTGTGGTTGGCACCTGGGCGCAACGAATGCCCCGCTTGTACAAAGCGGCGCAAAAGCCCCCCAAATCGGTTACTACGCCCCCACCCAAGTTTACGAGCACCGAAAATCGGTCGGCGCGCTCTTCGGTCAGGGTAGTCCAGACGGTGTCGCAGGTCTGGATCGTCTTGTACTCCTCCCCGGCCGGAATTTCAATCAATACATGGTCTATGGGCAAGTGTGGCTTCAACTGCGGGTAGCAGACACGCGCCGTATTGGAATCTGCCAACACCAGCACGCGGCTGACTGCTGGCTGACGCAACAGAGTAGCCAAAGCAGGCAAAGCTTCTGGGCCGATTACCAAAGATTGGTCTGAAAATTGTAGCATTAAAAGAAATATTTGTTCTGCTTCTGTGTTTTACCACACAAAAATACCTTGTTTTGATGCAACCCTGTCTGGTACGTTCTGCTCATACATTCACAAACTAGTTTTGCCTATTTAAGAATTTTATGCACTTTTTTTATCGGGTTTTAGCTATGGGCTGCTTGGTTGGCCTTGCTATAGTTACGTGGAATTGCAGTCGCGATTCCGTGCCCACCGTCGAAGAACAATTAGTAGGCCGTTGGGAGTGGGTTCAAACTACAACTAAATCCGGTGTGAACGCCGCTACGCCTAGCAACACGGGCCATACCAACGTTATCGAATTCGACCGGCGTGGCCGCGCTCGTTTCTACCACGACGGCAGCCTGACGGGAGCCGCCATGTTTTCGGTCCGCCGGGGAGTAAGCGCCAAAAACCACCGCAAAGGCCATTTTATCATCTACCGGGGCTATAATAACGAGCAGTTTTGCTCAGTCTCCGGTGATAAACTGTTCTTGGAGGACGCGGGTGGCACGAAAGGTAGCCACGTGTTTTTCAAAGAAGCATCGCATCGCAAATTTGCTACAGCAATGAACCAGCAATAAGAAACGCGTTATCCACATAAGCATCTGACAATCTGATACTTATGTGAATAACGCGTTTCTTGCTTTTCCCTGAGGTGCTGAACTTGTGCTATTCTGGGCGGTTGAGCACTTCCGTTTGCTTTCGAATACTTTCCAAATGGATGAGCTTATACAGCTCGGCCACGAATTTCTCGTTGACGTGCAGCTTGGCTGCCCATTCCGGCCGCGACGTGAAGATTTCGTTCCAGCGATCCAACTGCAGAATCTTGACGTTGTTTTCTCGCTTGTATTCGGCCAGCTCCTCTACCAAAGCCATGCGCCGGGCCAGCGCTTCGACGATTTCGCGGTCGGCCACATCCATTTTCTGCCGTAGCTCCTCAGCCTTATTAATGTAGTCGGCGTTGTTGCTGGAGCGGTAGCGGTACTTGAGTTCACCTAAGATTTCGCCGAGCCGCGCAGGCGTCACTTGCTGCTCCGCATCGCTGAGGGCATGGTCGGGGTCGGGGTGGGTTTCGATGATCAGCCCATCGTAATCGAGGTCGAGTGCTTTCTGGGCGATGGGCAAAATCAGGTCGCGCTTGCCGCCCATGTGGCTCGGATCGCAAATCAACGGAATGTGTGGAAAGCGAGTTTTGAGTTCAATGGCGATTTGCCAAGTCGGCGCGTTGCGGTAACGCGAAGGCGCAAACGTGCTGAACCCACGGTGAATCGCCGCCAAGTCCCGGATGCCGGCGCGCTCCAGCCGCTCCAACGCCCCGGCCCACAGTGCCACGTCGGGGTTGACCGGATTTTTGACCATGACGGGCACGCCTGTTCCAGCCAGCGCATCGGCCAATTCCTGCACAGCAAACGGGTTGACGGTGGTACGCGCCCCAATCCAGAGTACATCGACGTCGTGTGCTAGCGCCTCTTCGACGTGGCGCGGCGTGGCTACTTCGACGGTAACGGGGATGCCGACTTCGGTGCGCACGCGTTGCAGCCACTTCAGGCCCACCGTGCCGATGCCCTCGAAGGAGCCGGGCCGGGTACGTGGCTTCCAGATTCCCGACCGGAACAAATCCACGCCTAAATCCTTAAGGGCCCAAGCCGTAGTCAAGATCTGGGCCTCGGTTTCGGCGCTGCACGGCCCGGCGAAAATCAGGGGTTGGCCCTTGGCAGCTAATTTGCGAGTGAAGAAAGTATCGGTAGCAGCAGTGGTTTCCATAACTAATAACAGAACAAACAAGACCGGCAAAAGATGCAGGCCCAAGCTGCACGCTCCACCCGGAAAAGATTTGGCGGGAAGGTAACTCTGTCCGCCGAAACGATGTTTAAAAGTATCTTCGCCCACCCAAAATCCCCGCCCAAATTTTGCTTCGTATGCCTGTAACCCAAGCTCCGCCCATTTCCTTCGAAGACACGGCCGTCGCGTTTGCCTCCAAACCCGATTTTGCACTGCGCAAGATGTACGCCCTGTTCGCCGCCATGAACAACAACACGCTAGTGAAAGCCGGCGGCGGCCTGATGAAAGTCGCCCTGAAATGGCATCTTCCTGGTACTAAGGCACTTATAAAAAGCACCATTTTCAACCAATTTTGCGGGGGCGAAACCATCAAGCAATGTGTGCCGGTAGTAGAAGAGCTAGGCCGCTATAACATCGGCACCATTCTGGACTATTCGGTGGAGGGTGAAGGCAGCGACAAAAGCTTCGACCACACCCGCGACGAGATTCTGGCGACCATCGATCTGGCGCATCGCTCCAAGCACATCCCCTTTTCGGTGTTTAAAGTAACCGGCCTCGCCGATAGCGGAGTGCTGGAGAAAGTACAGGCTAGCCAGCCTCTATCGGCCGCCGAGCAGGCCAGCTACGATCGCTCCAAAGCCCGCGTCGATGCCATTTGCGAGCGGGCTCACCGCTATGGCGTTCGGGTGTTCGTGGATGCCGAGGAAAGCTGGTTTCAGGAGACCATCGACAACCTCGCCTACGACATGATGGCCAAGTACAACCGCGAGTCGGCCATCGTTTTCAACACCTATCAGCTGTACCGCCACGATCGATTAGAAGCCATTCAGCGCGACTGCGAAAACGCCCAGCGCGATGGTTATTACCTAGGAGCCAAGCTGGTGCGCGGGGCTTACATGGAAAAAGAAGCCCGTCGGGCCGTGGCGCAGGGGTATCCTACTCCTATTAACCCCACGAAGGAGGCATCAGACCAGCTTTACAACGACGCATTGCGTTATTGCGTGGAACACGTTGGCCGCATCAGCATTTGTGCCGGCACGCACAACGAAGCTAGCTCGCTGTTGCTCACGCAGTTGATGCAGCAACATGGCCTACGCCCCGGCGACCAGCGCATCTGGTTTGCCCAACTCTATGGCATGAGCGACAACCTGAGCTATAATTTGGCCAATGCGGGCTACAACACGGCCAAATATGTTCCTTACGGCCCCGTGGAGGCCGTAATGCCATACCTGCTTCGCCGCGCCGACGAGAATACGGCCATTGCCGGGCAGAGCAGCCGGGAGTTTTTATTAATCCAGAAAGAAATTTCGCGGCGTAAGTCTATTAGATAGGATTTTTTCCTATCGGCACAATTTTAGCTTGAAAGTTCCTCCTGCTTGGGCACCCACCACAAGCAGGAGGCTTTTTTTTGCTAATTTCCCACCCCTAATCCCTTCTTTATTCGCTGATGAACGGCAGAGTACGCAGCCATCTGATTCGCTTTTCCCGCCACCAGGTGGGCACCACTAGCTACCTCAACTTGGTTCAGGAAGCCGAGCTAGGGTTCAACCTGGAGATTTCGCACGAGAAAGCGCGCCTAAACGACATCCTGTCCGAAATTTCCGAGAAGGAATTTCATGCCGGGCGGCCTTTGCTGAGCTGCTTGGTAACCGTGAAAGGCGCTAAAGGACAAGGAGATAATTTTTTTAAGCTCTGCGAACGCCTCGGGTTGGGAGAGTGGCGCACGCTAAAACAAGATCCCGATTTCCTAAAAAACCTGCGCACTGAGTGCCGTGCTTTCTGGAAAGACGAAGCAAATTTTAAGCGCTTTGCATAGAATAGGGATGGATTGAGGAATTGTGTAAAGGGAAAAATGAGCTAGCCCGAATTGACTTGCAGGATAAATTTCTGTAACCCCCGCGTCTGGCTCATCGTTAAGCTAACCAAGTCAGCGATACCAGCTTCCTTTCCAACTGCTGGTATGTGTGACTGTTATTCTCCCTTTCACATAACTATCCACCCCCATGAACACCAACGATTCAATCAACCCGACGAATTCAGGCACTGGCTCAGGCGCAAACTATGGTACTGGCTCGGCCGGTAGCGGTTACGGCACAGGCAGCGAAGCCAGTTCGAGCGGCAATATGAGTAATTCTACCACTGGCGATTCTAGCTTGGCTGGTTCTACCGGTTCTACTTCTTCAAGCACTACTTCAGGTTCTAACCTGTCGGGCAGCAGCGACTCTTCTTATAGCTCAACTTCGGGCTCTACCTCGGGTGGCATGCTGACCAGCACGTTCAAAGACCGTGACAGCGCCGAGCGTGCTTACAACTCACTATCGTCGCGCGGTTACGGCAAAGACGATGTGAACTTGCTCATGTCGGATGAAACCCGCAAAAAGCATTTTGGCGATAATACTCCTGATACCGACCTAGGCGACAAGGCCATGGAAGGCGCTGGCGTAGGTTCGGCCATTGGTGGTACTGCCGGTGCCGTAATCGGCGCTATCGCGGCCATTGGTACTTCAGTAGCCTTGCCAGGCTTGGGCTTGGTGATTGCAGGCCCGATTGCAGCTGCCTTGGCAGGTGCCGGTGCGGGCGGTCTGACGGGTGGCTTAGTAGGCGCTCTAGTAGGCTCGGGCATCCCAGAAGATCATGCTGCTCAGTATGAGAGCGATATCAAAAACGGCGGCATCGTAATGGGCGTGAAACCCCGCAACGACGAAGACGCTCGTTATTTCGAAGATGAGTTCCGTCGCAACCAAGGCGACCGTGTAGCTCGTTTTTAGTAGCTGCTAAAGCTCATTAAATACAAAATGCCCTTCCCCACGGAAGGGCATTTTTGTTTATACAGAGAGGTAGAGAAAATAATTTCGGCCGGCCAATCCGCTGCATTTTCGTTTTGGCAGGATTTTTTCAAAATAGAGTACTTCCGTCGCAAATTCGGTGCAACTTAGCCTTGTGCTACTGTGCCTTTTTGCTACCGACGAAAACAGCAGGGCACTTATTTAGCCGTTGTTGGCGTTTTCAGGTAAACCGGCTCATCATGCCTTGCGTAAGCCTCAGAGCCGCTTTTACTTAAACTTGATTTTACCATCTTACTGCCATTTCCATGTCTTCCCCCCGACTCAAAATAGGCCTATATGCCTCCTTGGTGTTGGCCGTCTTTGTGCTGGCTTCCTACAAATTGTACCGGCGCAACGACGCACGCGCACCCCAGAAAGACGAGGTTCTGATTAAGGCCATGTTGCAGGGGCTCACCGTCGCGCACTACCAGCCCGAGAAGATAGACGACACCTTCTCGAAGCGCGTGTACGACTTGTATCTCAAGCGCCTAGACGTCAACAAGAAGTTCTTGCTTCAGACAGACGTAGCCCAACTAGCTAAGTACCAAAACGATATCGACGACGAGGTAAAACGTGGTTCGCACGAGTTCCTCGACCTGAGCACCCAGATGGTGACGCAGCGTACCAAGGATATCCAAGCCTTGTACCGCGACATCCTGTCCAAGCCCTTCGACTTCACGACCGAAGAGTCGTTTGAGACAGAACCCGATAAGATGACGTTTGCAGCCGACAAAGCTGCCCAGCGCGAAGATTGGCGCAAGTTCCTGAAGTATCAGACCATGATCCGCGTGTCGGAGATGATGGACGAGCAGGCCAAGAAGAAAGACAAACCGCTGGCAGCTACTTCGGTAACGCCTTCTGCTGCAACCACTTCTGAGCCAATTCGCACTCCTGCCGAAATGGAAGTCGAAGCCCGCAAGCGTGTGCTAAAGTATTTCGACGACCAGTTCAACGACTTGCTCCAAAACGACGCCGACGATCGCTTAGCCGTGTATGCTAATACGATTGCTAATACATATGATCCTCATACTGAGTATTTTGCACCAAAAGACAAAGACGCTTTCGATTTGGCCATGACGGGCCGTTTTGAAGGCATCGGCGCCACGTTGCAAGAGAAGGATGGCCAGATCAAAGTAAACGACATTGTGCCCGGCAGTGCTTCCTATCGCCAAGGAGAGCTGAAAGCCGGCGACATTATTCTGCGGGTAGCGCAAGCAGCTGAAGAGCCCGTATCGGTAGAAGGCTGGCGCTTGGACAAAGCCATCACGCTTATTCGAGGCAAGAAGGGCACCGAAGTGCGCCTGACGGTCCGTAAGGCCGACGGCAGCACGAAAGTGATCCCTATTGTGCGCGACGTGGTGGTAATCGAAGAAACCTACGCGCAGTCGGCTACAATCAACGAAGGCGGCAAGAAAATCGGCTACATCAAGTTGCCAGGCTTCTACGCTGACTTCAACGAAAATGGTGGCCGCAGCAGCGCCGAAGACGTAAAGAAAGAGCTGGCCAAACTGCAACAGGAAAACGTGCAGGGCGTGGTACTTGACCTGCGCTTCAACGGCGGTGGCTCTTTGCAAGACGCTGTAGAAATGGCTGGTCTGTTCATCGACAACGGTCCTGTGGTGCAAGTAAAAGGTAGCCAAGGCGCCGCTAGCGTTCTGACCGACAAAGATCCACGCGTACAATACAGTGGCCCGCTGGTCTTGCTGGTGAATAAGTACAGTGCTTCCGCTTCCGAGATTTTGGCGGCCGCTGTGCAGGATTACAAGCGCGGCGTGGTAATGGGGACTACTACCTACGGCAAAGGCACGGTGCAGCGCATCTTCGATCTGGACGATGCTTTGCCTTCTGAATTCAACAATCTGAAGCCTTTCGGCTCGCTGAAGCTGACGACGCAGAAGTTTTACCGGATCAACGGTGGCTCTACCCAGTTTAAAGGTGTAGTTCCGGACATCATGGTGCCCGATGCGTATGCTTTCCTCGACCAAGGCGAAAAGGAATCGGATTATCCGTTGAAGTGGGATGAAATCAGCCCAGCTCGTTATAAGACCTGGAACGACGCTCCACAAATTGCCAAGCTCAACGACAGCAGCAAGAAGCGCGTGGCTACCAACCCCAGCTTCCGGTTGATGAGCGAAATGGTACAGCGCATGGTCAAGCGGAAGAACGACACGATGGTGTCGCTGAAGCTGGCTGCGTACCGTGCCGAGCAGCAGAAAGCCAAAGTGGAGTCGGATAAATACGAAGAGGTACAGAAGGCCGCTCAAGCGCTAGCTATTGCACCGCTGGCTGTTGATCTCAAAGCCAAAGGCAGCGATTCGGTACAAGTAAACCGCGCTTCACGTTTCGTGAAGCCTCTGAAGAAGGACATCATCCTTCACGAGGCCGTTTCGGTAATCAAAGACGAAATCTAGAGTTTCGTAGAGAAAGAAAAAGCCCTCGTGCCTTATGGCGCGAGGGCTTTTTCTTTGTTTTTTCCGTTTTGACAATTAAATTAGTAAATCGACCTGGATTTCCTGTTCTAAAACAATCTGTTGTTTTATACATAAATTATTGATTATCAACGTTTTATACACTCTTAAACATGGCAAATATTTTTAGTAAATATGCAACTCAAAGCTTACTGTTCCTGTTTACTTAGCATGACAACGATAACGGAAAACAACATCTTCCCGCTCGTGACTGACGAGCAGAAGCAAGCTGAGGAAACGTGGCGCAAATCCATTCCAGCCCAGGTTTTCCTCAACTACTTTTTTGCGATCAACTACCACATCCAGGAGTACGACGATGAGGCGGGTGGTTTGCAACATCTCCCCTATTTCCGCGCGCACCAAGCGGAGTTGACGGATACAGACGTGCAGGCCATCACAAAGCTGTTGCACGCTTGCTGGAGCACGGAGTACGCATTGAGGACCACCGCCGAGTTAGGCGACGAAGATTACCTGCGTAATGCGTTGCACTGGACTTTCCCCCAGGCTTACCACACCATCATGGCCGGTTTGCAGGGCTTTCTGTACACAACCGGGGTACGTTCTAATAATCCGTCGTTGGTGCGCCGCGAGGTAGGCCGATTGGTGGTGAAGAATGCCTATCCGCGCCCGGTGTCGTTCTATGCCGCTGGCCCGTATGGTGACTTCAGCATCCACCGTTTGCCTTTGGCCGGTTATAAGGCGGGGTTGCACATCGCGGCCAAAGAGATTGATGCTCAGGCTCAGATCGGGCAGTTCCTACGCACCACCCGCCGCATGAAAGCCCAGTGGACGCGTCAGCAGGTGCAGGCTAATCCCAACACGGCCTTGCGCAGCCAGAAGACAGGCAAGCTGCTCGACAAGTGGACTGCTTCGCATTGGCAGCAGATTACGTGGCGCTTGGGTTATACCACCATCTTCGACCTGCTAGGCCGTCTGCAAATCTCCCAGACCAGCCGTGAGATCGAGCGTTATGTGGAAGCCGAAATCGACTTCAAGCTGTTTCACCAATCGCTGCTCAACATTGTGAGCTTCCTGAATGGAATTCATGAAAGCTACATCGCGAAAGCAGTAGGTTTGGCACGATATCAGCAAATAGTAGCTGAGCTGCCTAAGCACCTGCAAAACAGCTTCGTAGCCGAGCGTTTGCGTAGCAAAGTCGAGCCGCTACTCACGGGCGAAGCTCCTACGCAGATGAACATTGCTGCTTAATAGCACTGCTTTTTTACCCACTACTGCATATAGACCTAAGCGCCGCCCCACTGGGACGGCGCTTTTTATTTGTGGCGCCCCGTAGTGCCAATGAATCTGTTAAAATCTGCAGTTAGAGTTTACCTTTGCAGGCTTATTCAACGACACTCCCCATGCAGCACCTCAGCGAACAGGAACAGATACGCCGCCAGAAGCTGGAGGAACTTCAGAAGCTCGGCATCGAGCCGTATCCTTCCGAGCTATTCGATGTGAATTTTTACGCCCAGGAAATTCTGGACAACTACCATCCTGAACTCAACAACTTCCAGGACGTGAGTCTGGCCGGCCGGGTGATGTCGGTGCGCGTGAAAGGCAAGGCTTCGTTTGCGGAACTGCAGGACGCTTCGGGCCGCATTCAGCTCTACATCAACCGCGACGAAATCTGCCCCGGCGACGACAAAGAGCTGTATAACACCGTGTTTAAGAAGCTGCTGGACCTCGGCGACTTCATTGGGGTAAAAGGCCGCGTCTTCGTGACGATGGTAGGCGAGACGTCTATCCACGTCACTGGCTTCACGCTGCTTAGCAAGAGCTTACGCCCGCTCCCCGTAGTGAAGGAGCGCGTTGACGAAGCTACTGGCGAAAAAATCACCTACGACGCCTTCACCGACCCCGAGCAGCGCTACCGCCAGCGCTACGTCGATCTGGTCGTCAATCCGCAGGTGCGCGACACCTTTATCAAGCGGACGCAACTGGTGCAAGCCATGCGCAACTACCTGAACGACAAAGGCTACTTGGAAGTAGAAACTCCCATCTTGCAGCCGTTGTACGGCGGGGCCGCTGCCCGCCCCTTCAAGACGCACCACAACACGCTGGACATGACGCTGTACCTGCGCATTGCCAACGAGCTGTATCTCAAGCGGTTAATTGTGGGCGGTTTCGACGGCGTGTATGAGTTCTCGAAGGACTTCCGCAACGAAGGCATGTCACGCTTCCACAACCCCGAGTTCACCCAGATGGAGCTCTACGTAGCCTACAAAGACTACTATTGGATGATGGACCTCGTGGAGGAAATGGTCGAGCGCGTGGCGATGGAGCTACACGGGAAAACGGAAGTACAAGTCGGTGAGAACCTGATCAACTTCAAGCGGCCGTGGCAACGTTTCACTATGTACGAAGCCATCCAGCACTTTTCAGGCGTCGACATTTCGGAAATGGACGAAGCGGGCTTACGCGAAACTGCCGCCAAGCTGCACGTGCCACTTGACCCCAGCATGGGCAAAGCCAAAATCATCGACGAGCTATTCGGCGAGCTGTGCGAGCCAAAGCTGATTCAGCCGACTTTCATCACCGATTACCCCGTCGAGATGTCGCCGCTGGCCAAAAAGCACCGCTCCAAGCCCGGCTTGGTAGAACGCTTCGAAGCGATCTGCAACGGCAAGGAAATCTGTAATGCGTTCTCAGAACTCAATGACCCCATCGACCAGCGCCAGCGCTTCGAAGACCAGTTGGAACTGGGCAAGCGCGGCGACACCGAAGCGATGGTGCTCGACGAAGATTTTCTGCGCGCCCTAGAATACGGCATGCCGCCCACCGCGGGCCTGGGCATAGGCATCGACCGCCTGAGCATGATCATGACCAACTCCAACTCGATTCAGGATGTGCTCTTCTTCCCGCAAATGAAGCCCGAGTACACCAAGTCGGAAAACGCGCCCAAAACGGAAGCGCCGAAGTAACCAACGGCATGGGCCTAAAAATCGAAAAGCCTCCCGCGCATGTCGCGGGAGGCTTTTCTTTTAAAAACTAACTTTTCAGCAGAAAGGAAAACGTGAAGAAACTTGCGATGGGCAAACACGATTTTGCTACCAGGTTAATTAAAACCAACCCCTGATAGAAGCTCTACCGCCGGCAATTTTACTTCGAATTACTTTCCGATCTTCTTCTAAGTCGGTTATGGCTTCTTTTACGGAGAGGGCTAAGCTATTGTTGCAAACTGAGCAATAATTTTATAACATATTTACAACTAATTGACTATCAATTATTTGCAATAACTCAGTTAGTCTGAGATGCAATGTATACAAGCCCAGAAAAACGAAAAGCCTCCTGCGGTAATCGCAAGAGGCTTTCCTACTAATCAACTGACTTACCCTTCCAATCGGGGTACTTAGAAGAAGCTTGCGATGGACTGATACGATTTTACAAGTAGGCTAGTAAACCAAAACCTACGAGAAGCTCTATCACTCGGCAATTTTACTTCTGAAACCTCACCGATTTTCTTTCAAGTCGGTTGTGAAGTGGTTTACGAAATTGGAAGACGAGGGTTGCAAATCCCCGAAAAACTTATGCTACAAACCTTGGCCGTAGCTGCTGGCGCCTGGGCGCCCGAGGCCTCCGTCGGGAGCGTCGTCGCCACCTACGTCGCTGAGGCTGGTGCCGCTAGGCGATTGGGTGGAGGCGATGCTGCGGTCGTCGGGGCTGGTGACGGGTTCGGCGCCGTGGTGCGAGCCCGTACCGGTATCGCCGGCCATGGACTGGAGTACTTCGTCGGCTGCCGATTGCCCGGCGGGCTGTTGGTCGCCGGTGGCGCTGCCTTTGAGGTCGTTTACGCGGGCGAGGCCGTCTTTGAGCAGCTTGCTGAGGTCGTCGCCCAGCTTAGCAGCCGACTTTTTGAGGCCGCTGCGGGTTTCGTCGCCGGTTTCGGGCGCCAGCAACAAGCCAGCAACGATGCCCGCTGTTGCGCCGGCGAGCAGGGAGAGAATTACTTTGCCACTGTTGTCTTTCATAGTAGGTAGGCGTGAAAAAGGATGGAAGCGTTGGAGGAAAGCCAACTTGCCGTGCTTGGCTGTTGGTGTACTAACGGCTTGGCCGGAAACTGGGTTGAAAAAAAAGCCTTTCTCAAAGTATGAGAAAGGCTTTTTATCAGTCATCTTTTGAAAAGGTCACACGACTTACAAGTCGTTCAGGATCTTAGTGATTTCCTTTTTGCCTTTGCCAAGCTTTTGTTGCAGACGGCCCAAAAGGTCGTCTTCTTGGCCTTCCACGTAGTTCAGATCGTCGTCGGTGAGCTGGGCATACTGCTGACGCAATTTGCCTTTGGCCTCGTCCCAGCTGCCTTTCAGCTTGAGGCCGCTGCCAGCACCCGTAATGCCCAGATCTTCAAGCTTTTCCATGTAGCCTTTGAATTGGGTATCGAGTTGCTCGCCGTATTTGGAAAGCTGCTCGCCGAGTTGGCCGCTATATTTGGTGGCTGCGTTTT
This window encodes:
- a CDS encoding YtxH domain-containing protein, translating into MKDNSGKVILSLLAGATAGIVAGLLLAPETGDETRSGLKKSAAKLGDDLSKLLKDGLARVNDLKGSATGDQQPAGQSAADEVLQSMAGDTGTGSHHGAEPVTSPDDRSIASTQSPSGTSLSDVGGDDAPDGGLGRPGASSYGQGL
- a CDS encoding YtxH domain-containing protein is translated as MSYHEEDNSGKILLAALAGAGAGIIAGMLMAPDKGKATRDNLKNAATKYSGQLGEQLSKYGEQLDTQFKGYMEKLEDLGITGAGSGLKLKGSWDEAKGKLRQQYAQLTDDDLNYVEGQEDDLLGRLQQKLGKGKKEITKILNDL
- the lysS gene encoding lysine--tRNA ligase, which produces MQHLSEQEQIRRQKLEELQKLGIEPYPSELFDVNFYAQEILDNYHPELNNFQDVSLAGRVMSVRVKGKASFAELQDASGRIQLYINRDEICPGDDKELYNTVFKKLLDLGDFIGVKGRVFVTMVGETSIHVTGFTLLSKSLRPLPVVKERVDEATGEKITYDAFTDPEQRYRQRYVDLVVNPQVRDTFIKRTQLVQAMRNYLNDKGYLEVETPILQPLYGGAAARPFKTHHNTLDMTLYLRIANELYLKRLIVGGFDGVYEFSKDFRNEGMSRFHNPEFTQMELYVAYKDYYWMMDLVEEMVERVAMELHGKTEVQVGENLINFKRPWQRFTMYEAIQHFSGVDISEMDEAGLRETAAKLHVPLDPSMGKAKIIDELFGELCEPKLIQPTFITDYPVEMSPLAKKHRSKPGLVERFEAICNGKEICNAFSELNDPIDQRQRFEDQLELGKRGDTEAMVLDEDFLRALEYGMPPTAGLGIGIDRLSMIMTNSNSIQDVLFFPQMKPEYTKSENAPKTEAPK